Proteins from a genomic interval of Cucumis melo cultivar AY chromosome 7, USDA_Cmelo_AY_1.0, whole genome shotgun sequence:
- the LOC103493730 gene encoding uncharacterized protein LOC103493730 isoform X1 yields MSSSVCCKSVIMAKSIDSKGFPSTRTVSICSRFAAIRVSLIDSRLFKSRICGVRASMVNSYGSSDFVKRMEQAWEISQQPRPICCSSCNSNGHVECKWCRGTGFFILGDNMLCQVPSRNTSCVICAGKVVTKLVLISYFIFSLGSLDVFLNHFHLRLLVISCYEP; encoded by the exons ATGTCGAGTTCTGTGTGTTGCAAGTCTGTGATTATGGCGAAATCGATTGACAGCAAAGGATTTCCGTCTACGAGAACAGTATCAATCTGTTCCAGATTTGCTGCGATTCGTGTTTCGCTCATCGATTCGAGACTATTTAAGTCTAGGATTTGTGGCGTGCGAGCTTCCATGGTTAATTCTTATGGAAGCTCCGATTTCGTCAAGAGGATGGAGCAAGCATGGGAGATCTCTCAG CAACCAAGGCCTATTTGCTGCTCTTCCTGTAACTCAAATGGACATGTTGAGTGCAAATGGTGTAGAGGAACTGGCTTCTTTATTCTTGGAGATAATATGCTTTGTCAAGTTCCTTCCAGAAACACTAGCTGTGTCATTTGTGCCGGCAAGGTAGTCACTAAACTGGTTTTGATCTCATACTTTATTTTTTCTCTTGGATCATTGGATGTGTTTTTGAACCACTTTCACCTGCGTTTGCTGGTGATATCATGCTATGAACCATGA
- the LOC103493730 gene encoding uncharacterized protein LOC103493730 isoform X2, translated as MSSSVCCKSVIMAKSIDSKGFPSTRTVSICSRFAAIRVSLIDSRLFKSRICGVRASMVNSYGSSDFVKRMEQAWEISQQPRPICCSSCNSNGHVECKWCRGTGFFILGDNMLCQVPSRNTSCVICAGKGSMCCSDCKGTGYRAKWLGEPPISK; from the exons ATGTCGAGTTCTGTGTGTTGCAAGTCTGTGATTATGGCGAAATCGATTGACAGCAAAGGATTTCCGTCTACGAGAACAGTATCAATCTGTTCCAGATTTGCTGCGATTCGTGTTTCGCTCATCGATTCGAGACTATTTAAGTCTAGGATTTGTGGCGTGCGAGCTTCCATGGTTAATTCTTATGGAAGCTCCGATTTCGTCAAGAGGATGGAGCAAGCATGGGAGATCTCTCAG CAACCAAGGCCTATTTGCTGCTCTTCCTGTAACTCAAATGGACATGTTGAGTGCAAATGGTGTAGAGGAACTGGCTTCTTTATTCTTGGAGATAATATGCTTTGTCAAGTTCCTTCCAGAAACACTAGCTGTGTCATTTGTGCCGGCAAG GGATCTATGTGTTGCTCTGACTGTAAAGGTACAGGTTACCGGGCCAAATGGCTAGGAGAGCCACCCATCTCTAAATAG
- the LOC103493728 gene encoding protein TIC 55, chloroplastic: MASLRPFLSLSPVFPAPNHTRPTDSLLIHAPFSSSFKLVSAKPRFAVRTAAVAGAEIADPVGDLKDDDNQVVLLDPTTSEKPDGEATAEYNWTEEWYPLYLTRDVPEDAPLGLTVFDKQLVLYRDGAGELHCHEDRCPHRLAKLSEGQLIDGRLECLYHGWQFEGEGKCVKIPQLPSDAKIPRSACLRTYEVRESQGVVWVWMSLEKPSTLKNIPWFENFDRPGFRDFSSIHELPYDHSILLENLMDPAHIPISHDRTSYPAKREDAQPLAFEVTERTNRGFAGRWGNAKEQPLSNFLRFEAPCVLQNNRETTNKKGEIDYFTGLFLCRPTGQGKSMVIVRFGSTASTVRLNLFPSWFLHQNACRVFEQDMGFLSSQNEVLMKEKVPTKELYLNLRSSDTWVLEYRRWMDKVGHGMPYYFGHSTISLPKLPAVIEHAPAGLVAGTAASPPAKGGIGTMHAPNLNNRYFRHIIHCRSCSNVIKSFQTWNKALSAIAITLIALAILVNGRQWKALSLLSAALFFGGAYACSAAVALNTDNFIRTHRRL; encoded by the exons ATGGCTTCGCTCCGCCCATTTCTTTCCCTTTCCCCTGTCTTCCCTGCGCCTAACCACACACGCCCCACAGATTCCCTTCTTATTCACGCTCCATTCTCTTCCTCCTTCAAATTAGTCTCCGCTAAACCAAGATTCGCGGTGCGCACCGCCGCCGTCGCCGGCGCCGAAATTGCAGATCCGGTCGGTGACCTGAAGGACGATGATAATCAGGTGGTTCTTTTGGATCCGACAACCAGCGAGAAGCCTGACGGTGAAGCTACGGCGGAGTACAATTGGACTGAAGAGTGGTATCCGCTGTATTTGACGAGGGATGTGCCGGAAGATGCTCCGTTGGGGCTCACTGTGTTCGATAAGCAGTTAGTTCTGTACCGCGATGGAGCCGGCGAGCTTCACTGTCACGAAGATAGGTGCCCACACAG GCTAGCAAAGCTCTCGGAAGGCCAATTGATCGATGGCAGACTGGAATGTCTTTACCATGGCTGGCAATTTGAAGGTGAGGGGAAATGTGTGAAGATTCCTCAG CTTCCATCAGATGCCAAGATTCCTAGATCAGCATGTCTAAGAACATACGAAGTAAGGGAGTCACAGGGAGTTGTATGGGTATGGATGTCTTTGGAAAAGCCTTCAACCCTAAAGAACATACCATGGTTCGAGAACTTCGACCGGCCCGGCTTTCGAGATTTTTCGTCCATTCACGAGCTTCCTTATGATCACTCCATACTTCTCGAAAACCTTATGGACCCTGCACATATACCTATCTCCCATGACAGAACGAGTTATCCTGCCAAAAGGGAAGATGCTCAGCCGCTAGCATTCGAGGTTACGGAGCGTACAAATCGCGGTTTTGCCGGTCGGTGGGGCAATGCTAAAGAGCAGCCGTTGTCAAACTTCTTGAGATTTGAAGCACCTTGTGTCCTTCAGAATAACAGGGAAACTACCAATAAAAAAGGTGAGATTGATTACTTTACAGGGCTTTTCCTATGTAGACCTACAGGCCAAGGGAAATCCATGGTTATAGTGAGATTTGGTAGCACAGCATCAACTGTTAGGCTAAACTTGTTCCCTTCATGGTTTTTACATCAAAATGCCTGCAGAGTTTTTGAGCAAGACATGGGATTTCTTTCATCCCAAAATGAGGTTCTAATGAAAGAAAAAGTACCTACCAAGGAACTCTATCTCAACTTACGATCCTCTGACACTTGGGTTCTCGAGTACCGACGTTGGATGGACAAAGTCGGCCATGGGATGCCGTATTACTTTGGACACAGTACGATATCGTTACCGAAACTGCCTGCTGTTATCGAACACGCCCCCGCGGGACTAGTTGCTGGAACTGCAGCATCCCCTCCGGCTAAGGGGGGAATCGGAACTATGCATGCTCCAAACTTGAATAATCGATACTTTCGACATATCATTCATTGCAGAAGCTGCAGCAATGTCATTAAGTCGTTTCAAACTTGGAATAAGGCTCTTTCTGCCATTGCTATAACATTGATTGCATTGGCAATTTTGGTGAATGGAAGGCAATGGAAGGCCCTTAGTTTGTTATCAGCAGCATTATTCTTTGGTGGAGCTTATGCTTGCTCAGCTGCTGTCGCTTTAAATACAGATAATTTTATAAGAACTCATAGAAGGTTGTAA
- the LOC103493729 gene encoding uncharacterized protein LOC103493729, producing the protein MGIDHHLHQHHQAADGLMNLFTKANLDLSVVQYRLEKEFQQIYPESANPMKLVSRIKKIQDDISTLKEQCREVLTAKQDVIDKARTVLLGNRNMLQKMQASMGIPFVSDLDDPALAEFKQITEEWTTQVQSKFGEDAQEDADCSDVNKLLFSAVVQA; encoded by the exons ATGGGGATCGATCATCATCTGCATCAACATCATCAAGCGGCCGATGGATTGATGAATTTGTTCACGAAGGCCAATCTCGATCTCTCAGTAGTTCAGTACAGGCTCGAGAAGGAGTTTCAGCAAATCTATCCTGAAAGC GCGAATCCAATGAAGTTAGTTTCTAGGATAAAGAAGATACAGGATGATATATCAACATTGAAAGAGCAGTGTCGTGAAGTTTTGACAGCTAAACAG GATGTAATCGATAAGGCGCGGACGGTTCTGCTTGGGAACAGAAACATGCTGCAAAAAATGCAAGCATCTATGGGCATACCCTTTGTTAGCGACCTCGATGATCCTGCATTGGCGGAATTCAAGCAG ATTACCGAGGAGTGGACAACACAAGTTCAATCAAAATTTG GGGAAGATGCCCAAGAGGACGCAGATTGTAGTGATGTCAACAAGTTGCTATTCTCGGCCGTGGTGCAGGCTTGA